The Natrinema caseinilyticum genomic sequence TGCCACGACCGTACGGGACGGGGGACGTCGAGAGTCCGAATCGGTCGATCCCACGCGCCGGCTCGACCGTCAGTCCGGTACACGCTGTCCCACCGGTGGCTCGCGTCGCCGCGAGGCGACCGACGGGCGGGCCGCCGTCCGACTGCTTTTATCGACGAGCGCCCCACTCACGGGTGTGAGCTACGGAACCCTTCGCGACCGCCTCGACGCTCTCGAGGCCGGTGACGGCCGGCACGTCGTCGCCCTTCCCGACGGCAGCGTCGATCACCGATACGTCCTCTCGGGAGCGGGCGGCGCGTCCCTCCGCGACGTCGACGAGTTCGCCGGCCAACTCGCGGACGGCAGCCGCGCGTTCTGGCTCGAGTCGATCGACGTCCAACCCGGCGGACAGGCGGTCAACGCGGCCGTACAGGTCGACGCGCTCGGCGATTCCGCGACCCTCGTCGGCCATCTCGACCATCCGGTGTTGGCCGACTTTTCTTTCGAAACGCACTCCATGGGCCCGCCGGCAACCGTCAGCGTCGTCGCGTTCGACGGGGACGACCTCCTCTTTTCCGAGCCGGGACCGACCGAGGCGTGGGACGTCGCTGATCTCAGCGCGGTCGTGGACTGGGACCAACTCGTCGATGCGGACGCGCTTTGCTGTGCGAACTGGGTCACGATTCGCGGCCTCACGGCCGTCTTCGACCGGCTTCGGTCGGCCCCGCCCGACGACCCCCTCGCGGTCGTCCTCGATCCCGGCCCGCTCGACGCGGTCGAGCCAGCGGCGCTCGCGGACCTGTTCGACGCGCTCTCGCGAGCGGACGCGGCAAGCGACACCCTCGCGGTGGTCCTCTCGGTCAATCCGACCGAACTCGAGGCCGCCGTCACGGCAGCCGACGGAGCGGACGGCGCGTTCGACGGGCCCCCGGACCGGAACCGGGACCGAGACAGAGCGGCGTCCCTTCGTTCGGCGATCGACGTCACCGGCGTCGTCTCTCACGGCGTCGACGCGGCCGCAGGGGCGACTCGCGATGGGACTGCCGTCGTCGACATGCTCGAGGTCAGCGCGGTAACGCACACGACCGGTGCCGGCGACCGGTTCTCGGCCGGATTGGCGTGTGCGCTGGCCCACGAGTGGCCGCTCGAGGCAGCGCTCGCGCTCGGAAACGCCTGTGCGGCACACTTCGTCGAGACCGGCGACACCGCCGACCCGGAGGCGGTGCGCTCGTTGCTCGATCGCCAGAAGTGAGTCCGATCGGCTCCGGCTAGCGTTCGCCGGCCAGCGCCGCAAAGAGCCGGTCTTCGAATTCCGCGCGGCTGATCCCGTCCGAGGGACCGATGCCGTTCATGTGGTCGACCGAGAGTTGGCCGCCGCCCATTCGCGCGTGACCGCCCGCGCTGGCCATCGGGATATCGCTAATCGCGTGACGAAGCGTCTCGCCCATGTGGACCCTGTCGTCGCGCGATCGACCGGAGAGGTGGAGCGTCCCGTCGTTTTCGCCGTAGACGACGACTGCCGTCACGCCCTCGAGATGCATGAGTTCGTCCGCGGCCTGCGGGATCGCGTCCACGTTTCCGATTTCGCCGACGTCGCAGACGGCGAATGGGCCCTCGACGCGTTTTTGAGTGATCGCCGTCGCCTTGACCCGCAACACGTCGTCGCTGACCTGTGGATTGGCGATTCGGTCGAGCAAGTCCTCGTCTATTCCCGGAAACAGCGTGGCACTGGCGTCGAATTCGGCCCGGGAACAGCCGTTCGTCAGGTGATTCGTGTCCGACTGAATTCCGTAGAGGAGCCCCGTCGCCAACTCCGGCGAAATCTCGAACCCGCTCGAGTCCTCCTCCTCGTCGGCCATCGTCGCGCCGATGTCGGTCAGATACTCGACGAGGATCGTCGATGCCGCGCCGTAATCGGTCCGAACGTCCGTGAACTTCGTCCCGGCCCCGTTACCGGGGTGGTGGTCGACGACCGCGATGGGTTCGACGGTCTGGGCTCCGGTAAACCCCCGCGGGGTGTTGTGATCGACGAGGACCACCGCGTCCGAACTGAGCTGTGAACTGGCCTCGACGGGCTCGAGATCCAGATCGAGAACGGTCCGGAACGCCCGATTCTCCTGGTGGCGGATCTCACCGGGGAACTGCATGTTCACCTCGGTGTCGACCGAGTCCGCGATCGCCGCGATCCCCATCGCACACGACATGGCGTCGGGGTCCGGATTGGGGTGCATCAACACCGTCACGTCGTCGTGGTTCGCGAGCACGCGCTGCAGTCGGGCGCCCGGCGGACGGCGGAACCAGCGAATCGCCCACCAGCCGCCGATGACGAGTCCGACGACGACGAGGACGAGAAGGGAGAGAACGAGCGGTTCGAGAGAGCGGATCGAGTCGCCGACCGAGTCGGTCACGAGGGGATTCGCCCCGACGAACGCAACCCCGCTCGAGGCGCTCCGGCGGCTCATATCAGCAAATCAAATCGGACCACCAAGAGTTTTCCCCATAGCGGCGGCGTTCGTCACCCGCCCGACGAACGTCGGAAGCGTTCGATAGCGTCGCGGTATCCCTCGCGGAACGTCGGATAGACGAATTCGTATCCCAGCGCCCGCAATTTTTCGTTCGAACACCGCTTACTCGTCAGGATTCGGCGTCGGCCGGCCTCGGAAACGTCGTCGTCCGCGAGGCGCTCGGCTTTCGTCCGCTTCGAGGGCCGTTCGACCCCACACTCGTCGGCCAGCCAATCCGCGAACGGCCACTTCGAGACGGGCTCGTCGTCGACGACCTGAACCACCTCGCCGCGAGCGAGGGCTTCCTCGAGCAGGTAGCGGACTGCCCCGGCCGCGTCGTCCCGGTGGACCATATTCAGATACCCG encodes the following:
- a CDS encoding carbohydrate kinase family protein — protein: MSYGTLRDRLDALEAGDGRHVVALPDGSVDHRYVLSGAGGASLRDVDEFAGQLADGSRAFWLESIDVQPGGQAVNAAVQVDALGDSATLVGHLDHPVLADFSFETHSMGPPATVSVVAFDGDDLLFSEPGPTEAWDVADLSAVVDWDQLVDADALCCANWVTIRGLTAVFDRLRSAPPDDPLAVVLDPGPLDAVEPAALADLFDALSRADAASDTLAVVLSVNPTELEAAVTAADGADGAFDGPPDRNRDRDRAASLRSAIDVTGVVSHGVDAAAGATRDGTAVVDMLEVSAVTHTTGAGDRFSAGLACALAHEWPLEAALALGNACAAHFVETGDTADPEAVRSLLDRQK
- a CDS encoding DHH family phosphoesterase, with protein sequence MSRRSASSGVAFVGANPLVTDSVGDSIRSLEPLVLSLLVLVVVGLVIGGWWAIRWFRRPPGARLQRVLANHDDVTVLMHPNPDPDAMSCAMGIAAIADSVDTEVNMQFPGEIRHQENRAFRTVLDLDLEPVEASSQLSSDAVVLVDHNTPRGFTGAQTVEPIAVVDHHPGNGAGTKFTDVRTDYGAASTILVEYLTDIGATMADEEEDSSGFEISPELATGLLYGIQSDTNHLTNGCSRAEFDASATLFPGIDEDLLDRIANPQVSDDVLRVKATAITQKRVEGPFAVCDVGEIGNVDAIPQAADELMHLEGVTAVVVYGENDGTLHLSGRSRDDRVHMGETLRHAISDIPMASAGGHARMGGGQLSVDHMNGIGPSDGISRAEFEDRLFAALAGER